In one Pseudomonas sp. SCA2728.1_7 genomic region, the following are encoded:
- a CDS encoding glycosyltransferase family 2 protein, with the protein MHNPCAVIPVYNHETAITTVVDALLAQGLPCILVDDASTTSCARVLDALAERDNVHLVRLTANQGKGGAVMTGLREASLLGFTHALQVDADGQHDLHDVARFVEESRAHPEAMICGYPLFDESVPKGRLYARYLTHVMVWINTLSLQIRDSMCGFRVYPLAPTLAVIDSAKVGKRMDFDSDILVRLSWRNQPMRWLQTSVHYPLDGVSHFRLFHDNALISSMHTRLFLGMLLRFPLILWRRWRA; encoded by the coding sequence ATGCATAACCCTTGCGCGGTGATCCCGGTTTATAACCACGAAACCGCGATCACCACGGTGGTCGACGCTTTGCTCGCGCAAGGCCTGCCGTGCATTCTGGTGGACGACGCCAGCACGACATCTTGCGCCAGAGTGCTCGACGCACTGGCCGAGCGTGACAACGTGCATCTCGTCCGTCTCACCGCCAATCAGGGCAAGGGCGGCGCGGTAATGACCGGTTTGCGCGAAGCTTCGCTGTTGGGTTTCACCCATGCATTGCAGGTCGACGCCGACGGCCAGCACGACTTGCACGACGTGGCGCGTTTCGTCGAGGAATCCCGTGCGCATCCCGAGGCGATGATCTGCGGTTATCCGCTGTTCGACGAGAGTGTGCCGAAAGGCCGTTTGTACGCGCGCTACCTGACCCACGTGATGGTCTGGATCAACACGCTGTCGCTGCAGATCCGCGATTCGATGTGCGGGTTTCGCGTCTATCCGCTGGCCCCGACACTGGCAGTGATCGACTCGGCGAAAGTCGGTAAGCGCATGGATTTCGACTCGGACATTCTCGTGCGCCTGTCGTGGCGCAATCAGCCGATGCGCTGGCTGCAAACCAGCGTGCACTACCCGCTGGACGGTGTGTCGCACTTCCGTCTGTTCCACGACAACGCACTGATTTCCAGCATGCACACACGGCTGTTTCTCGGCATGTTGCTGCGCTTTCCGCTAATCCTCTGGCGGCGGTGGCGCGCATGA
- a CDS encoding NAD(P)/FAD-dependent oxidoreductase: MPIVEMESRQVVIIGAGPSGAIAAALLKRKGHDVLVLERQHFPRFSIGESLLSHCLDFVEEAGMLDAVNAAGFQRKTGAAFAWGERYSAFDFGDTFTGGKPTTFQVQRADFDKLLADQAALQGAEIRYGDAIVSVDFERTKPLLDVRREDGSEYRVEAGFVLDASGYGRVLSRLLDLEAPSNFPVRQAVFTHVEDHIDNPAFDREKILVTTHPEHRDIWFWTIPFSNGRCSVGVVAAEEHFKDRDSDLDACLRGFIAETPSLAGVLNNAVWDIPARTLGGYAANVKSLHGPGFALLGNAAEFLDPVFSSGVTIAMRSASMAAAVLHRQLQGQTVDWQSEFAEPLKRGVDTFRCYVEGWYAGTFQDVIFYEDSQAEIRRMICSILAGYAWDERNPFVSEARRRLKMISELCAKDAT, translated from the coding sequence GTGCCAATCGTTGAAATGGAATCCCGTCAGGTCGTGATCATCGGTGCCGGCCCGTCCGGCGCCATCGCCGCCGCGCTGCTCAAACGCAAGGGCCACGATGTGCTGGTGCTCGAGCGCCAGCACTTTCCGCGCTTTTCGATCGGCGAAAGCCTGCTCAGCCATTGCCTGGATTTCGTCGAAGAGGCTGGCATGCTCGACGCCGTCAATGCCGCCGGCTTCCAGCGCAAGACCGGCGCCGCATTCGCCTGGGGCGAGCGTTACAGCGCCTTCGATTTCGGTGACACCTTTACCGGCGGCAAACCGACCACGTTCCAGGTGCAACGTGCCGACTTCGACAAACTGCTGGCTGATCAAGCGGCGTTGCAGGGCGCGGAAATCCGCTACGGCGATGCCATCGTCAGCGTCGATTTCGAGCGGACAAAACCGTTGCTCGACGTACGCCGCGAGGACGGCAGTGAGTACCGCGTCGAAGCGGGTTTCGTCCTCGATGCCAGCGGCTACGGCCGCGTGTTATCGCGACTGCTGGATCTGGAAGCACCGTCGAATTTCCCGGTGCGCCAAGCGGTGTTCACCCACGTTGAAGATCACATCGACAACCCGGCGTTCGACCGCGAAAAAATCCTCGTCACCACGCATCCCGAACATCGCGATATCTGGTTCTGGACGATCCCGTTCAGCAACGGCCGCTGCTCGGTGGGCGTGGTCGCCGCTGAAGAACATTTCAAGGATCGCGACAGCGATCTGGATGCCTGTCTGCGCGGTTTCATCGCCGAAACCCCGAGCCTTGCCGGCGTACTCAACAATGCTGTGTGGGACATCCCGGCGCGCACGCTCGGCGGTTACGCGGCCAATGTGAAAAGCCTGCACGGGCCAGGCTTTGCCTTGCTCGGCAACGCGGCAGAATTTCTTGACCCGGTGTTCTCCTCCGGTGTGACCATCGCCATGCGTTCGGCGAGCATGGCAGCAGCGGTTTTGCACCGTCAGTTGCAGGGCCAAACAGTCGACTGGCAGAGCGAATTCGCCGAGCCGCTCAAGCGCGGCGTCGACACCTTCCGCTGCTACGTCGAGGGCTGGTACGCCGGCACCTTTCAGGACGTGATTTTCTATGAAGACAGCCAAGCGGAAATCCGTCGGATGATCTGTTCGATCCTCGCCGGCTACGCCTGGGATGAGCGCAATCCGTTCGTCAGCGAAGCGCGCCGCCGCTTGAAGATGATTTCCGAACTCTGTGCAAAGGACGCCACATGA
- a CDS encoding MMPL family transporter — MTLPSERRLPWLFLILLLAVVALAGWQWRDGAPLSANLMELVPGTHPDALEQRAEQRMQEPLNREMLVLVGHADRQQAVTMAQTLGEQWQASGLFEKVQWNLQADLPALRTQLLQGRLAMLSADDRQLLIEHPDAFIQQRVQALFDPFSGFSLVPSQDDWLGLTGRIQNSQPQHGSVQLDIGSGALIADADGKSWVLLRARTTGNAFDMNLPLQVAALLQQSRDQAAKSDVQLLAASGLLYAANGQQQATREMTWVGGGATVGILLLLLLAFRRWRVLLAFVPVLVGMLFGAVACVALFGHMHVMTLVLGSSLIGVAVDYPLHYLSKSWSLKPWRSWPALRLTLSGLTLSLITSAIGYLALAWTPFPALTQIAVFSAAGLLGAYLSAVCLLPALLKNVELRPAQWPLRLAERMLNLREKLLERVRTPVLLALLIAFCVGGLVQLQSKNDIRQWVGAPQHLTDEAQAIARITGYQPTSQFFLVRADNQQQLLERQAALSERLQQLVNLDKLQGYLALDQLVSPPNQQEQVREALNRLPQYWQPLLDLGVPLAALQSELQQLQTVPAEDIDAALAGPLGEPYRTLWLGPSEDGVAAMTSLQGLNNPALLRVQALDLPGVMLVDRLGELNEVFAATQISAAELKLASCALIVLVLMLPFGLGGALRIVALPLLAALCSLASLGWLGQPLTLFSLFGLLLVTAISVDYAILMREQVGGAAVSLLGTLLAAVTTWLSFGLLAVSSTPAVSNFGLSVSLGLAFSFMLAPWAGRHEHTATVAEPAA; from the coding sequence ATGACTTTGCCGAGTGAACGCAGGCTGCCCTGGCTGTTTCTGATCCTGCTGCTGGCAGTCGTCGCGCTGGCCGGTTGGCAATGGCGCGACGGTGCGCCGCTATCAGCGAACCTGATGGAACTGGTGCCCGGCACCCACCCGGACGCCCTTGAACAGCGCGCCGAGCAGCGTATGCAGGAACCGCTCAACCGCGAAATGCTGGTGCTGGTCGGCCACGCCGATCGCCAGCAGGCCGTCACCATGGCGCAGACCCTGGGTGAGCAATGGCAGGCCAGCGGGTTGTTCGAAAAGGTGCAGTGGAACCTGCAAGCAGACCTGCCGGCCCTGCGCACGCAACTGCTGCAAGGGCGACTGGCGATGCTCTCGGCGGATGACCGGCAACTGCTGATCGAGCACCCCGACGCGTTCATTCAGCAACGTGTACAAGCCCTGTTCGACCCGTTCAGCGGTTTCAGTCTGGTGCCGAGTCAGGACGACTGGCTGGGCCTGACCGGGCGCATTCAGAACAGCCAGCCGCAGCACGGTTCGGTGCAACTGGACATCGGCAGCGGCGCGTTGATTGCCGATGCCGACGGCAAGAGCTGGGTGCTGCTGCGCGCACGCACCACCGGCAATGCCTTCGACATGAACCTGCCACTGCAAGTCGCGGCACTGCTGCAACAAAGCCGTGATCAAGCCGCGAAATCCGACGTGCAACTGCTCGCCGCCAGCGGCTTGCTGTACGCGGCCAACGGTCAGCAGCAAGCGACTCGTGAAATGACCTGGGTTGGCGGCGGCGCCACTGTCGGCATTCTGTTGTTGCTGTTGCTCGCTTTCCGCCGCTGGCGCGTGTTGCTGGCGTTCGTGCCGGTACTGGTCGGCATGTTGTTTGGCGCGGTGGCCTGTGTGGCGCTGTTCGGCCATATGCATGTGATGACGCTGGTGCTCGGCTCCAGCCTGATCGGCGTGGCGGTGGATTACCCGCTGCACTATTTGTCGAAGAGCTGGAGCCTGAAGCCGTGGCGCAGTTGGCCAGCCTTGCGCCTGACCTTGTCCGGATTGACCCTGAGTCTGATCACCAGCGCCATCGGTTATCTGGCGCTGGCGTGGACGCCGTTCCCGGCACTGACGCAAATCGCCGTGTTCTCTGCCGCCGGCCTGCTCGGCGCGTATTTGTCGGCGGTATGCCTGTTGCCGGCGCTGTTGAAAAACGTCGAACTGCGCCCCGCGCAATGGCCGCTGCGGTTGGCCGAGCGAATGCTCAACCTGCGCGAAAAACTCCTCGAACGCGTACGCACGCCAGTGTTGCTGGCGCTACTGATCGCCTTCTGTGTGGGCGGTCTGGTGCAGTTGCAAAGCAAAAATGACATCCGCCAATGGGTCGGCGCACCGCAACATCTGACCGACGAAGCGCAAGCCATCGCGCGCATCACCGGCTATCAGCCGACCAGCCAGTTTTTCCTCGTGCGCGCCGACAATCAGCAGCAATTGCTCGAGCGGCAGGCCGCGCTGAGCGAGCGTCTGCAGCAACTGGTCAACCTCGACAAGCTGCAAGGTTATCTGGCCCTCGATCAACTGGTCAGCCCGCCGAACCAGCAAGAACAGGTGCGCGAGGCGCTGAACAGACTGCCGCAATACTGGCAGCCACTGCTCGACCTCGGTGTACCGCTCGCCGCGCTGCAAAGCGAACTGCAACAGCTGCAGACCGTGCCCGCCGAAGACATCGACGCGGCATTGGCCGGCCCGCTCGGCGAGCCTTATCGCACGCTCTGGCTCGGCCCGAGCGAAGACGGCGTGGCGGCGATGACCAGCCTGCAAGGTTTGAACAACCCGGCGCTGTTGCGCGTGCAAGCGCTGGACTTGCCGGGGGTAATGCTGGTCGATCGCCTCGGGGAATTGAATGAAGTGTTTGCCGCGACGCAGATCAGCGCTGCTGAACTGAAACTCGCTTCCTGCGCATTGATCGTGCTGGTGCTGATGTTGCCGTTCGGTCTCGGCGGGGCGCTGCGTATCGTTGCCCTGCCGTTGCTCGCCGCGTTGTGCAGCCTCGCCAGTCTGGGCTGGCTCGGTCAGCCGCTGACTCTGTTCAGCCTGTTCGGCCTGCTGCTGGTGACGGCAATCAGCGTCGATTACGCGATTCTCATGCGTGAACAAGTCGGTGGCGCGGCGGTGAGCCTGCTTGGCACCTTGCTGGCCGCTGTGACGACGTGGCTGTCGTTTGGTTTGCTGGCGGTCTCCAGCACACCTGCGGTGAGCAACTTCGGTCTGTCGGTGAGCCTTGGTCTGGCGTTCAGCTTCATGCTCGCACCGTGGGCCGGACGCCACGAACACACCGCGACAGTCGCGGAGCCAGCAGCATGA
- a CDS encoding glycosyl transferase: MTSETDKKHWADREERGSFLLMKFTALAAKVLGRRLLSPLLYGIVLYFFLFGRTARRSAWQYQQRLAAWSQRDALRPTHWRVFGQFMAFADSMLDKLDVWNGKLRIEQIEIIDPALLRNQLRGSRGQLLVGAHLGNLEVCRALAEIGEKVTMNVLVHTKHAEQFNRLLGEAGATNLRLIQVSELDPVIMLQLHERLERGEWLAIAGDRVPLHGGRSVTVDFLGRPAPFPQGPWLLAGLLKCPVNLLMCLKQPDGHYRLTLEPFADAVVWKRSEREQVIHQWATRYAQRLSHYCLEAPQQWFNFYPFWKTDDDANP; this comes from the coding sequence ATGACCAGCGAGACTGACAAGAAGCACTGGGCTGACCGCGAGGAACGCGGCAGTTTCCTGCTGATGAAATTCACCGCGCTCGCCGCCAAGGTCCTTGGCCGACGCCTGCTCAGCCCATTGCTGTACGGCATCGTTCTGTACTTTTTCCTGTTCGGCCGCACCGCACGGCGCAGTGCCTGGCAATACCAGCAACGCCTGGCCGCATGGAGTCAGCGCGACGCGTTGCGCCCGACGCATTGGCGCGTGTTCGGTCAGTTCATGGCCTTCGCCGACTCGATGCTCGACAAGCTTGACGTGTGGAACGGCAAGCTGCGTATCGAACAAATCGAAATCATCGACCCGGCGCTGCTGCGCAATCAGTTACGCGGCAGTCGCGGGCAACTGCTGGTCGGCGCTCACCTGGGCAATCTCGAAGTCTGTCGCGCACTGGCGGAGATCGGCGAAAAAGTCACCATGAATGTGCTGGTGCACACCAAGCACGCCGAGCAATTCAACCGTTTGCTGGGCGAGGCCGGGGCGACCAATCTGCGCCTGATTCAGGTCAGCGAACTCGACCCGGTGATCATGCTGCAACTGCATGAACGGCTGGAGCGCGGCGAGTGGCTGGCGATTGCCGGCGACCGTGTGCCGCTGCACGGCGGGCGTAGCGTGACCGTGGACTTTCTCGGCCGTCCAGCGCCGTTCCCGCAAGGCCCGTGGCTGCTCGCCGGCCTGCTGAAATGCCCGGTCAATCTGCTGATGTGCCTCAAGCAACCAGACGGCCACTATCGCCTGACCCTCGAGCCCTTCGCCGACGCCGTGGTGTGGAAGCGTAGCGAGCGCGAGCAGGTCATTCATCAGTGGGCCACCCGCTATGCGCAACGCCTGAGTCACTATTGCCTCGAAGCGCCGCAACAATGGTTCAACTTTTATCCTTTCTGGAAAACCGATGACGACGCCAACCCATGA
- a CDS encoding class I SAM-dependent methyltransferase, which yields MNYLSDSYVEETRFGFWFLRSHTWQHHVLRVAINDLRGLFSEVPPEHPVLLDAGCGQGKSFGHLRQTFAPQRLIGVDADPHSLELSGAEATRLDLDVELIGSDCATLNVPDASVDLLFCHQTFHHLVEQEKALAEFYRVLKPGGYLLFAESTEAYIDTWVIRWLFRHPMHVQKSAAQYLQMIRGQGFEFGERNVSYPYLWWSRSKDFGLLERFGLLKPKPFGQREETLVNVVARKPLAEVS from the coding sequence ATGAATTACTTGAGCGACAGCTACGTCGAGGAAACCCGCTTCGGCTTCTGGTTCCTGCGCAGCCACACCTGGCAGCACCATGTGCTGCGGGTGGCGATCAATGATCTGCGCGGACTGTTCAGTGAAGTGCCGCCGGAACATCCGGTGTTGCTGGACGCCGGTTGCGGGCAAGGTAAGTCGTTCGGTCATCTGCGCCAGACCTTCGCGCCCCAGCGTTTGATCGGCGTCGATGCTGACCCGCACAGCCTTGAATTGAGCGGCGCAGAAGCGACGCGTCTGGATCTGGACGTGGAACTGATCGGCAGCGATTGTGCGACGCTCAATGTGCCGGACGCCAGTGTTGACCTGCTGTTCTGCCACCAGACTTTTCATCATCTGGTCGAGCAGGAAAAGGCCCTGGCCGAGTTTTATCGGGTACTGAAACCGGGTGGCTATCTGCTGTTCGCCGAGTCCACCGAGGCATACATTGATACGTGGGTGATTCGCTGGCTGTTCCGTCATCCGATGCACGTGCAGAAGAGTGCGGCGCAGTATCTGCAGATGATTCGCGGGCAGGGGTTTGAGTTTGGCGAACGCAATGTTTCCTACCCGTATCTGTGGTGGAGCCGGTCGAAGGATTTTGGTTTGCTGGAGCGGTTTGGCTTACTCAAACCCAAGCCGTTCGGGCAGCGCGAAGAGACGTTGGTGAATGTCGTTGCGCGCAAGCCTCTGGCAGAGGTTTCCTGA
- a CDS encoding acyl-CoA thioesterase, with the protein MRSAGVLHADTEILVPFFDVDTMHVVWHGHYVKYLEVARCALLDKIGHNYTQMVESGFAWPIIDLQLRYVRGAVFGQRLNVRASLVEWENRLKINYLITDLHSGERLTRASSVQVAVEVSSREMQLASPKVFTNAVERMLR; encoded by the coding sequence ATGCGTAGCGCCGGAGTGCTTCACGCCGACACCGAAATCCTCGTGCCGTTTTTCGACGTCGATACCATGCACGTCGTCTGGCACGGCCATTACGTCAAATACCTCGAAGTCGCCCGTTGTGCGCTGCTGGACAAGATCGGCCACAACTACACGCAGATGGTCGAGTCAGGCTTCGCCTGGCCGATCATCGACCTGCAACTGCGCTATGTGCGCGGCGCGGTGTTCGGTCAACGGCTGAATGTGCGCGCCAGTCTGGTCGAGTGGGAAAACCGGCTGAAGATCAATTACCTGATCACCGACCTGCACAGCGGCGAGCGCCTGACCCGCGCCAGCTCGGTGCAGGTCGCCGTTGAAGTGAGCAGTCGCGAGATGCAGCTGGCTTCGCCGAAGGTCTTCACCAATGCCGTGGAAAGGATGCTGCGATGA
- a CDS encoding sodium:proton antiporter, producing MMVVGFWLLALALFAVATRIGRHFGLIPIVSQLLLASFGLPLLMYFWIEPGWQLSGAELIAPDWLKNLYSLSFALLLGHILSDVIDLKLDRQSVKIAVPSFAVPFTCGLAAAYWLLPTQPWLNSLAIGLVFAITAIPVLYLYLRHIDYPPAATRRLVQTAILIDLTCWTLFGLAQGSLHLSSLLLPLGLACVPLLLRVIGVRRPLTYSLGFFALLVMAEHYKLNALIFGIGYLLCMAALKVPLVLPLPARWMNRLQTWLAIPLILTFGIVQIDVHSALASLGAAQWAALLLLPIASKLLGNWLGLGWAGASFEGASRWRESVLLNIRGLSEIVFLNLLLQQQLITPALYFALMLMGLIATLLPALIGLHRAPLNLQHPLPRSSRANR from the coding sequence ATGATGGTCGTCGGTTTCTGGCTGCTGGCCTTGGCGTTGTTCGCCGTGGCCACGCGCATAGGGCGCCACTTCGGCCTGATCCCGATTGTCAGCCAGTTGCTCCTGGCGAGCTTCGGCTTGCCGCTGCTGATGTACTTCTGGATCGAACCGGGCTGGCAGCTCAGCGGCGCCGAACTGATCGCGCCAGACTGGCTGAAAAACCTCTACAGCCTGAGTTTTGCCTTGCTGCTCGGACATATCCTCAGTGATGTAATTGATCTGAAACTCGATCGCCAGAGCGTGAAAATCGCCGTGCCGAGTTTTGCCGTGCCGTTCACTTGCGGCTTGGCGGCGGCTTACTGGCTACTGCCAACGCAACCGTGGCTCAACTCGCTGGCCATCGGCCTGGTGTTCGCGATCACTGCGATCCCGGTGCTGTACCTGTATCTGCGCCACATCGATTACCCGCCCGCCGCCACCCGGCGTCTGGTGCAAACCGCGATCCTCATTGATCTGACCTGCTGGACACTGTTCGGCCTCGCCCAGGGCAGTCTGCACCTGAGCAGTCTGTTGCTGCCGCTGGGCCTCGCCTGTGTGCCGCTGTTGCTGCGCGTCATCGGTGTACGCCGACCACTGACCTACAGCCTCGGGTTCTTTGCGCTGCTGGTGATGGCCGAGCATTACAAACTCAACGCGCTGATCTTCGGCATCGGTTATCTGCTGTGCATGGCCGCGCTGAAAGTACCGCTGGTGCTGCCGTTGCCGGCGCGCTGGATGAACCGTTTGCAGACGTGGCTGGCGATTCCGCTGATCCTCACGTTCGGCATTGTGCAGATCGATGTACACAGCGCCCTCGCCAGCCTCGGCGCGGCGCAATGGGCGGCGCTGCTGCTGTTGCCGATTGCCAGTAAACTGCTCGGCAACTGGCTCGGTCTCGGCTGGGCCGGCGCTTCGTTCGAAGGCGCCAGCCGCTGGCGTGAAAGCGTGCTGCTGAACATTCGTGGCCTCAGCGAAATCGTCTTTCTCAATCTGCTCTTGCAACAACAACTCATCACCCCGGCGCTGTACTTCGCGCTGATGCTGATGGGCCTGATCGCGACGCTGCTACCGGCCCTGATCGGCCTGCATCGCGCGCCATTGAATCTGCAACATCCTTTGCCCCGGAGTTCACGTGCCAATCGTTGA
- a CDS encoding aromatic amino acid ammonia-lyase, giving the protein MTTPTHEPVTFGERPLRIEDVLALANRQAPVQLQSDADYRERIAKGARFLDSLLDKEGVIYGVTTGYGDSCVVAVPLHHVEALPRHLYTFHGCGLGKLLDAQATRAVLAARLQSLCHGVSGVRVELLERLHAFLEYDILPLIPEEGSVGASGDLTPLSYVAATLSGEREVMFRGERRQAADVHRELGWTPLVLRPKEALALMNGTAVMTGLACLAFARADYLLQLATRITALNVVALQGNPEHFDERLFAAKPHPGQMQVAAWLRKDLAIDAPTAPLHRLQDRYSLRCAPHVLGVLADSLNWLRSFIETELNSANDNPIIDAEAERVLHGGHFYGGHIAFAMDSLKNLVANVADLLDRQLALLVDERYNHGLPSNLSGAPADRAMINHGFKAVQIGTSAWTAEALKNTMPASVFSRSTECHNQDKVSMGTIAARDAIRVLELTEQVAAATLLAANQGVWLRAQAEDARPLPPSLAAMHEELAKDFPPVIEDRALEGELRLCLQRIAAQHWRLHA; this is encoded by the coding sequence ATGACGACGCCAACCCATGAGCCGGTAACCTTCGGCGAACGCCCACTGCGCATCGAAGACGTGCTGGCCCTGGCCAACCGTCAGGCGCCCGTGCAGTTGCAGAGCGACGCCGACTATCGCGAGCGCATCGCCAAGGGCGCGCGGTTCCTTGATTCGCTGCTGGACAAGGAAGGCGTGATCTACGGCGTCACCACCGGTTACGGCGACTCCTGCGTGGTCGCGGTGCCGTTGCATCACGTCGAAGCGTTGCCGCGTCATCTCTACACCTTCCACGGTTGCGGGTTGGGCAAGCTGCTTGATGCGCAAGCCACTCGCGCGGTGCTCGCGGCACGGTTGCAGTCGTTGTGCCACGGCGTTTCCGGAGTACGCGTGGAACTGCTCGAGCGTCTGCACGCGTTTCTCGAATACGACATCCTGCCGCTGATTCCCGAAGAAGGCTCGGTCGGTGCCAGCGGCGATCTGACGCCGCTGTCTTACGTCGCCGCGACCTTGTCCGGCGAGCGTGAAGTGATGTTTCGAGGTGAGCGCCGTCAGGCGGCCGATGTGCATCGCGAACTGGGCTGGACGCCTTTGGTGCTGCGCCCGAAAGAAGCCTTGGCACTGATGAACGGCACCGCGGTGATGACCGGCCTCGCCTGCCTGGCCTTCGCCCGCGCCGACTATCTGCTGCAACTGGCCACGCGCATCACTGCGCTCAATGTGGTCGCACTGCAAGGCAACCCGGAGCACTTCGACGAGCGCCTGTTCGCCGCCAAACCGCATCCTGGGCAAATGCAGGTCGCCGCGTGGCTGCGCAAGGATCTGGCGATCGACGCGCCGACCGCACCGCTGCATCGCCTGCAGGATCGCTATTCGCTGCGCTGCGCACCACACGTGCTCGGCGTGTTGGCCGACAGCCTGAACTGGCTGCGTTCGTTCATCGAGACCGAACTGAACAGCGCCAACGACAACCCGATCATCGACGCCGAAGCCGAGCGCGTGTTGCACGGCGGGCACTTCTACGGCGGCCATATCGCGTTCGCTATGGACAGCCTGAAAAACCTGGTGGCGAACGTCGCCGACCTGCTCGACCGGCAGCTCGCCTTGCTGGTGGATGAGCGTTACAACCACGGTCTGCCGAGCAACCTTTCCGGTGCCCCGGCGGATCGCGCAATGATTAACCACGGCTTCAAAGCCGTGCAGATCGGCACCAGCGCCTGGACCGCCGAAGCGCTGAAAAACACCATGCCGGCCAGCGTGTTCTCGCGCTCCACCGAGTGCCACAACCAGGACAAGGTGAGCATGGGCACCATCGCCGCCCGCGATGCAATTCGTGTGCTGGAGCTGACCGAACAGGTCGCCGCCGCCACCCTGCTGGCCGCCAATCAAGGCGTATGGCTGCGCGCTCAGGCTGAAGACGCGCGACCGCTGCCACCGTCACTGGCGGCAATGCACGAAGAACTCGCCAAGGACTTCCCGCCGGTGATCGAAGACCGCGCGCTGGAAGGCGAATTGCGCCTGTGCCTGCAACGCATCGCCGCGCAACACTGGAGGCTGCATGCGTAG
- a CDS encoding outer membrane lipoprotein carrier protein LolA, translating into MNVFVKSLSVLALLTLSALANAFDLQQLSAQLAKPEVIHGQFVQEKHLRALPQPLISKGSFVLAKNHGLLWLLKTPLQQDYRISAKGIARRDDNGWQLLPNKSAGAEQNRLFLAVLQGDSSGLQRDFELALSGDAQQWKLTLTPRSLLLKQVFNQINIDGGALVQTIELLETQGDSTVLRMQDSNASQPLSDAEQHDFAE; encoded by the coding sequence ATGAATGTATTTGTTAAAAGCCTGAGCGTGTTGGCGCTGCTGACGCTGTCGGCGCTGGCCAACGCCTTCGACCTGCAACAACTCAGCGCACAACTGGCGAAACCGGAGGTGATCCACGGTCAGTTCGTCCAGGAAAAACACCTGCGCGCCCTGCCCCAGCCGCTGATCAGCAAGGGCAGTTTTGTTCTCGCCAAAAATCACGGACTGCTCTGGCTGCTGAAAACCCCGCTGCAGCAGGACTACCGCATCAGCGCCAAAGGCATCGCCCGCCGCGACGATAACGGCTGGCAATTGCTGCCGAACAAGAGTGCCGGTGCCGAGCAGAACCGCTTGTTTCTCGCCGTGCTGCAAGGCGACAGCAGTGGCCTGCAACGGGATTTCGAATTGGCGCTGAGCGGCGATGCACAACAGTGGAAACTCACCCTGACCCCGCGCTCGCTGCTGCTCAAGCAAGTGTTCAACCAGATCAACATCGACGGCGGCGCGCTGGTGCAGACCATCGAACTGCTGGAAACCCAAGGCGACAGCACTGTGCTGCGCATGCAGGACAGCAACGCCAGTCAACCGTTGAGCGACGCGGAGCAACATGACTTTGCCGAGTGA